From the genome of Thermoanaerobaculia bacterium:
GGTGCGAAATCCCCTGTTCGCCGGTCGCGGCGGCGACGACCTCGTATCCGTTCTGTCGGAGCAGGTCGCCCAGACCGCTGCGGAGGCGGGAATCGTCCTCGACGATCAGGATGCGGCGGGGAAGCTCTTCGATGCTCATGCGGGATCGCGATGCAAGGGCCGTGCACAGCGATCCATCCTGTAGACTCCGCCCAGCTTGACGCTCCTTCTCTGGGTCCTCTACGCCGCGGGGGCGGTGGCGATCGGAGGGGCCGCGCGCTTCGTGAAGCGCCCGATCCCGGGGCTCGCCTTCTCGGCTTTCGTGCTCCTCCCGGTCCTCCATCTCCTTCCCGGCTTCGTATCGGACAGGACGGCGATCCCCGTGCAGGACGTCCGGCTCGTCTACCCGTGGACCGTCCTTCCCGCTCCGTTCGGGAATCCTGAGCCCCCCCGGAACCCGAACTTGAACGACATCGCGCTTCAGATCGCGCCGTGGACGGAAGCCGTCCGTTCCTCCTGGAAGGGCGGAGTCGTTCCCTGGCTCGATCGCTGGAACGGCTCCGGAATGCCGCTCGCCGCCAACGGCCAGTCGGGCGCCTTCTCCCCGTTCACGCTCGCCGGCCTTCCCCTGCCGCTCGGGCGTTCGTTCACTCTCGCCGAAGCCCTCCGGCTCCTCGTCGCCCTCGCGGGGACATGGCTCTGGATCGCCGAGCTCGGCGGCTCGGGATCCGCGGCGTTCGCCGGAGCGCTCGCATTCGGTTTCTCGCTCCTCATGACGGTCTGGCTTCCGTGGCCGTTCGCGTCGGTCGTCGCGCTCTGGCCGTGGGCATTCTTCCTGCTCGAACGTCTCGACGACCCGCGCGGACGGGCGCGCTCCGCCGCGCTCCTCGTGGCGGTCCTCGTCGCGTGGGCCGTCTCGGGTCATCCGGAGAGCGCCGCGGTGGGCGCGGCGTTCGCCCTCCTCTGGACCGTCTTCCGCCTCCTCTCGCGGGGATGGTCGTCGCCGCGCGCCGTGATCGGATCCGCGGCGGTCGCCGCCGTCGTCGCGGTCGGGCTTTCCGCTCCCCTCCTCCTCCCCGAGCTCGACGCGATCCGCGCGTCGAACCGGCGCGCGAACGCGGAACGCATCCGAGCGTCCGTCGCGGCCGCCTGGCCGCCGCACGCGCCCCGGTGGAAGCCGGGGTTCGTCGTTCCGCTCTTTCCGGCGGCGTACGGCGACGCCGTGAACGCGCCGATGTTTCCTCGGGTCGGGTACTCCTTTCCGGAAGTCTCGTCCGGGTACGCCGGCGCCGCCGCCTGGATCCTCGCGTTCATGACGCTCCGTCCCGGGTCGCGCCGCCGGAAGGAGACGCTCGCGCTCGCCGCGGCGATCGCCGCGGCCGTCGCGGCGTCGACCTGGACCTGGCCGGCGGTCGAAATTCTCACGCGCGTTCCCGGCCTGGGCATCATGCTGCCCCTGCGTTTCCAGGGATGGATCCCGTTCTGCGTCGCGACCCTCGCGGCGCTGGAATTCGATCGGTGGCGGCGCGACGTCACGGCCGACCGGCGGCGGTCGCTCTGGACGACCGCCGCCGCCGCGGCGTTCGCTCTTCTCGCGGCGGGCGTCTTCCTGCGATACCGGCATGCGTACGCGGCGCTCGGGGGCCTCCGCGCGGAGGCGCTCTACTTCGGCCTGGCCGGCTCGGTCGCCGCCGCGGTCGGTGCCGCCGGCATCCTGGCGTCGCGACGGCGGCTTCGCGCCTCCACGCGGAGCCGGCTGGTCCTCGCCGCGTTTGCCGTCGGGTCGGTGGCGGAGCTCTTCGCGATCTCGCGTCCGCTCGACCGGTTCGGACGGTCCTCGGCCGTCTTCCCCGCCACCCCGCTCGTCGATTTCCTGCGGAGCCGGCCCGGGACGTTCCGCACGCTCGGCGTCGCGACCGCCCTGTTCCCGGGGTCGAACGTCTTTGCGGGCGTCGAGGACGTCCGCACGCACGACCCGCTCGAGCGCCGCGATTACGTCGAGTTCCTCGACGCGGCCGCCGGGTACCCGCCGGAGGAGTACTTCAAGACGTTCCGGAACCCCGAAGCCCCCCTGTTCGACCTCCTGAACGTCGAATACGCCGTGGCCGCTCCGGACGCCTCCCTCCCCGCGCCCCGATGGGAGCCGGTCTATTCGGGGCGCGACGGCAACGTCTTCCGGAACCGCACCGTCCGCGCCCGTGTCTGGGCGCCGCGGAGGGTCCGGATCGTCGGAAAGACGCCGGCGGGACACCCGGAGGACGCCTTCGCCGCGTTCGGGCTCGGGCCGGCCGAGCTCGTCGGCCGGATCGGAGACGGCGACGAGGCTCTCGTCGTCTCCGACGGGAAACGGCCGCTCCCGGCCAGGGACGGCGGCCCGGCGCCGGCGATCTCCGCGATCTCCTCGTCGGGCCGGTCGCTCGCCTTCACGGCGCAGCTCGAGGGCGCGGAGCCCGCGGTCGTCGTCGCGAGCGAGGTGCAGGACGGCGGCTGGCGGGCCCGGGACGAGCGGGGACCTCTGGCGACCGGGAGGGCCGACGGGCCGCTCCTCGCCGTCGCGGTCCGGCCCGGCCGCCACCGCGTGACGCTCACGTATGCGCCTCCGCATCTTCCGGCGGGACTCGCCGCCGCCGCGGCCGCGGCGCTCCTCGGCGGCGCCGCCCTCGCCGCCGCCGTCCGGCGGGAGCGAACCGCCTCCCCCGCTCGCGGGGTCACCTAGCCGCGGTCTTCTCCTTCCGCCCGCCCCTGGCCGCCATCCGCGCTTCGTGCCGCGCCGCGGCCTCCTCGATCGAGTGCGACTCCTTCAGGCTGCTGTCGTGCTTGGCGAGCTCGGCGATCCGCTGGTAGTAGTGGTGGAGCACCTTCAGCTCGTCCTCGCTCAGGTCCTCGACGTTGACGAGCCGGCTGCTCGCTCCCTCGAGTGCCGCGACGATCTCGTTCAGCTTCAGGTGGACGGCCCGGGAGTCGTTGTTCTGCGACCGCTGGATCAGGAACACCATCAAAAACGTCACGATCGTCGTGCCGGTGTTGATGACGAGCTGCCACGTGTCCGAGTAATGGAAGACGGGACCGGTCGCGCCCCACACGACGATGACGGCCGCCGCGACGATGAACGCCAGCGTGCTTCCCGTGAACCGCGTCACGGCGCGCGCGAAATTCTCGAACAGGAGACTCAGTCGATTCGGTTTGCTGCCCATGCGGATTTCCTCCGGGCTAGCCGTTGTGCAAGGGGAAGGCCATGCGCGATGCGCGTCGATCGCCGCCCCCGGGAGGAGATGTCGGCTCCGGACTCGGCGACCGAAGCGCACCGGCAAGACGTGTCGGAAGACGCCCGCCGGAACCCGGCCGTGGGTGTGGTCTGCGCCTTCTAGGTCAGATCCACCCAGACGGATTTGAGCTCCGTGTACTCCATCATCGCCTCCTCCCCGCGCTCGCGGCCGAAGCCGCTCTCCTTGTAGCCGCCGAAGGGAAGGCCCGGGTCGTACATGTTGTAGGTGTTGATCCACACGGTCCCGGCGCGGATCGCCCGCGCGACGCGGAACGCCTTCTTGACGTCGCGGGTCCAGACGGCCGCCGCGAGGCCGTAGCGCACGCGGTTCCCGAGCTCGATCGCGGCCTCGGGCGAATCGAACGTGAGCGTCGCGAGGACGGGGCCGAAGATCTCCTCCCGCGCGATCGTCATCGAGGGATCGACGCGATCGAAGACGGTCGCCTCGAAGAACGCGCCTTTGCCGCCGACGTCCCGGCGATGTCCTCCGGCCACGAGCGCCGCCCCTTCGCGGACGGCGCCCTCGACGTATCCCGCGATCGTGTCGCGCTGCCGCTCCGACACGAGCGCGCCGAGCCGCGTCTTCGGGTGCAGAGGATCGCCCGGCTCCGTCTTCTTCGCGCGGTCGACGATCTTCTCGAGGAGCGCGTCGTGCGCCGATTCCTCGACGAGCAGGCGCGAGCCCGCGGCGCAGACCTCCCCTTTTCCGTAGAAGATCCCGTTGAACGCGCCGCGCGCCGCCGCGTCGAGGTCGGCGTCCGCGAAGACGATGTTCGGCGACTTTCCGCCGAGCTCCATGGAAACGCGCTTGACGGTGCCCGCCGCGGCGCGGAGGATCTTCTTCCCCGTCTCCGTCTCTCCCGTGAACGTGATCTTGTCGATCCCGGGATGTTCCGCCATCGCGCTCCCGACGCGCTCTCCCGGGCCGGGGACGACGTTGAAGGCTCCGGGCGGCAGGCCCGCCTCCTCCAGGAGCGCGGCGAACATGAGCGCGGTCAGCGGAGTGAGGGAAGCGGGCTTCAGCACGACCGCGTTTCCGCACGCGAGCGCGGGAGCGATCTTCCACATGGCCTGGAGGAGCGGGAAGTTCCACGGCGTGATCGCCCCGACGACGCCGATCGGCTCGCGCCACGTGAAGAGGAACGCGTCGGCGCGCGACGGCAGCGTTTTCCCGGCGATCTTGTCGGCCCAGCCGCCGAAGTACGCGAGCGCCTCGGCCGCCGCCGGCATGTCGATCTTCGCCGACTCGAAGATCGGTTTTCCGTTGTCTCGCGTCTCGACCGCGCCGAATGCGTCGGCCCGCGAGGCCAGGAGGTCGGCGGCGCGGAGGAGCACCTTGCCGCGCTGCCTCGGCGTCATCTCCTTCCACGGGCCGCTCTCGACCGCCCGGCGGCCGGCCGCAACGGCCGCGTCGACGTCCTCGGGCCCCGCTTCCGCGACTTCGGCGAGGACTTCTCCCGTCGCGGGATTGGTCGTCGCGAACCGGCGGCCGGAGAGCGCGGGAACGAACCGCCCGTCGATGTAGAGATCCGCGGGGAGAACGGGAACGTCGCTCATGGTTTCCCGGGCGGAGCCGGCGCCTTCTCGGCTTTGGCCCGGTAGTAGGCGACGAGCGCCCGCATGTTCGCCTCGTGGCTCGATGCGAGTTCCGGGGGGAGCTTGTTGATCCGCAGATCCGGCTGCCCGATGCGCGTCGGAAGGAAATCGTCCTTGATCTTCTCCCGGACGATCGTCTGCGCGGCGGCAATCGCATGCTCGAGGTAATCGCGCGTCGCGGCGATCCCCTCGGGAGGGCCGATCGGGCCGTAGCCCGGGACGAGCGCCTTCGCGTTCAGGTTCCCGAGCACCGTGAGGGCCCCGAGCCAACCTTCGGGATCGATCGACTTCGAAAAGAGCGGCGGGAGGAGCACGGACTCGGCGAGATCTCCGGAGAAGAGGATCTTCTCGTCGGGGAGGAAGACCGCGAGATCGCCGGCGCTGTCGGCCGGTCCCAGGTGCCGGATGATGACGTGCCGGCCCGCGCGCGCGAGCACGAGACGCATCGAGACGCCGAGCACCGCCGACGGTGCGCCGGCTTTCGACGCGACCTCCTGGAATCCGGCGGCGAACCTCTCGTCGCAGACGATCGCGGCGCCCCGTTTCGCGAACGCTTCCACGCCTCCCGCATGCGGCCCGAAATCGTTCGTGAGGACGAGATACGAGACGGGTTTCTTTCCCGCGGTCGCCGCGATGTCGGCGAGGAGCTCCTCCGCGTCGGCGTTCGAGCGTCCCGCGTCGACCGCGACGACGGAGTCGCCGAAGAGGAACCAGCCCGCGTTCGCGCCTCCCTTCGTCATCACGGCCCAAACCCCCTCCCCCACCTTCCGGGGCTCGTGGAGCGACGGGGTCTCGGTGGAGGGCGCGGCAGCGGGGGCGCCGGCCGTCTTCGGAGCGGGAGGTTTCGCCGGGCTCTTCTCGTCCTGAGCGGGCGCGGAGACCGCGGCGAGGAGCGCGATCGCCGCCCACGCGACCGCCGCCGCGCGAATCTTTCCCGGGGAGCTCGATCTCATCGTTTCGTTCCTTTCGACCCGGAAGATCCGGCTCAAAGTTCGGGAGTCTACCCGACTCGCGTCGCTCGGCCGGCGACCGCTTCTCGAAACGTCCGGAAGAGGCGCCGCGAAACGGGATCTTCCCGGAGGTTCTCGGGGTGCCACTGGACCGCGACGATTCCCTCTCCCTCGACCGCCTCGACCACGCCGTCGGCGGACCGCGCCGTGGCCGTGAGGCCCGCGCCGAGCCGCGCGATCGCCTGGTGGTGCCGCGAGTTCACGGAGAACGTTCCGGGGGGAAGGGACGCGCCGCCCGAGACCGTCACCGCATGCGCCATCGCGTCCT
Proteins encoded in this window:
- a CDS encoding response regulator, whose amino-acid sequence is MSIEELPRRILIVEDDSRLRSGLGDLLRQNGYEVVAAATGEQGISHLRSETRTDLIVLDLRMPGMNGWQFRSEQRRDSALASIPVIVATA
- a CDS encoding MBL fold metallo-hydrolase: MRSSSPGKIRAAAVAWAAIALLAAVSAPAQDEKSPAKPPAPKTAGAPAAAPSTETPSLHEPRKVGEGVWAVMTKGGANAGWFLFGDSVVAVDAGRSNADAEELLADIAATAGKKPVSYLVLTNDFGPHAGGVEAFAKRGAAIVCDERFAAGFQEVASKAGAPSAVLGVSMRLVLARAGRHVIIRHLGPADSAGDLAVFLPDEKILFSGDLAESVLLPPLFSKSIDPEGWLGALTVLGNLNAKALVPGYGPIGPPEGIAATRDYLEHAIAAAQTIVREKIKDDFLPTRIGQPDLRINKLPPELASSHEANMRALVAYYRAKAEKAPAPPGKP
- a CDS encoding aldehyde dehydrogenase family protein; its protein translation is MSDVPVLPADLYIDGRFVPALSGRRFATTNPATGEVLAEVAEAGPEDVDAAVAAGRRAVESGPWKEMTPRQRGKVLLRAADLLASRADAFGAVETRDNGKPIFESAKIDMPAAAEALAYFGGWADKIAGKTLPSRADAFLFTWREPIGVVGAITPWNFPLLQAMWKIAPALACGNAVVLKPASLTPLTALMFAALLEEAGLPPGAFNVVPGPGERVGSAMAEHPGIDKITFTGETETGKKILRAAAGTVKRVSMELGGKSPNIVFADADLDAAARGAFNGIFYGKGEVCAAGSRLLVEESAHDALLEKIVDRAKKTEPGDPLHPKTRLGALVSERQRDTIAGYVEGAVREGAALVAGGHRRDVGGKGAFFEATVFDRVDPSMTIAREEIFGPVLATLTFDSPEAAIELGNRVRYGLAAAVWTRDVKKAFRVARAIRAGTVWINTYNMYDPGLPFGGYKESGFGRERGEEAMMEYTELKSVWVDLT
- a CDS encoding low affinity iron permease family protein, coding for MGSKPNRLSLLFENFARAVTRFTGSTLAFIVAAAVIVVWGATGPVFHYSDTWQLVINTGTTIVTFLMVFLIQRSQNNDSRAVHLKLNEIVAALEGASSRLVNVEDLSEDELKVLHHYYQRIAELAKHDSSLKESHSIEEAAARHEARMAARGGRKEKTAAR